From a single Eleginops maclovinus isolate JMC-PN-2008 ecotype Puerto Natales chromosome 20, JC_Emac_rtc_rv5, whole genome shotgun sequence genomic region:
- the LOC134882231 gene encoding LOW QUALITY PROTEIN: netrin-4-like (The sequence of the model RefSeq protein was modified relative to this genomic sequence to represent the inferred CDS: inserted 1 base in 1 codon) codes for MYLLKGVYRTVYVANTAETKMRVFSMLGKGRHQMLLALGWLLLFXTRSGAVSRCVDHACSPPIGNLASGRTLFTNSSCCGNSPFHHNPCPHPPVTPHTLCTEDIHPPAHMTDDAFLHPDTWWSSGAGSTMQEQQDEIRLDLETHFCMSHMVLVFRSPRPAAMAIDRSADFGKTWETLKLFAHNCSEEFGLPDDFTQPGSLCTSRYTSPTPCSWGEVILRTLDPISAKTLDPYSPEALTRLTLTNLRIRLLKAQSCPAPLHPPAAWTSPTDSALTSTSSTESAASAPYAIYTLLARGTCLCHGHAESCVPYNSSQDTRQDSNVVSGFSCKCLCTHHTAGDHCEKCAPLYNDRPWRPANSSSGESNPCQKCQCHAHAESCHFSPRAWLSSGGTTGGVCDDCRHNTVGRRCQRCRHGYHRHPSLPLNSPHACTRCWCDPRGSLPTRPGEDGPWCHPRSGQCHCRHGVLGTSCNHCQPGYWGFGEEGCKPCSCPHSCDPTTGQCLDSYSNNQVFNVPIGGKIPDLDHMFTLEEEVQWSKELAVSALHYTGKCSCKEKKLRSALDLCKTKHDYVIKASVLSAHDKGSHAEVQVKVRKVLQSGQVALNLGTISIYPLSWTSRGCTCPILNPGMEYLLAGPEEVGTGHLLVTMQSVVVPWTPRLGLLVSEGLRNGCT; via the exons ATGTATTTGCTGAAAG GCGTTTATCGCACCGTTTATGttgcaaacacagcagaaacaaagaTGAGAGTGTTTAGTATGCTGGGGAAAGGTCGGCATCAGATGCTTCTGGCGCTCGGTTGGCTGCTTTTGT TGACGAGAAGCGGAGCAG TCTCCAGATGTGTGGACCATGCCTGCAGTCCGCCTATTGGGAACCTGGCTAGTGGCAGGACCCTCTTCACCAACTCCAGCTGCTGTGGAAACAGCCCCTTCCATCACAACCCTTGCCCCCATCCTCCAGTGACCCCTCACACCCTCTGCACTGAAGACATCCATCCGCCTGCTCACATGACTGATGACGCTTTCCTGCATCCCGACACTTGGTGGTCATCAGGTGCAGGCTCCACcatgcaggagcagcaggatgaGATCCGGTTGGACTTGGAGACTCACTTCTGTATGTCCCACATGGTGCTGGTGTTCAGGTCACCGCGGCCTGCTGCCATGGCCATCGACCGCTCAGCTGACTTTGGAAAAACCTGGGAAACTCTGAAGCTCTTTGCGCACAACTGCAGTGAGGAGTTTGGTTTGCCTGATGACTTCACTCAGCCAGGCTCTTTGTGCACATCCCGTTATACCAGTCCTACACCCTGCAGCTGGGGGGAG GTAATATTGCGGACACTTGACCCCATCAGTGCCAAAACTCTGGACCCTTACAGTCCAGAGGCCCTCACCCGCCTCACCCTCACTAACCTCCGCATCAGACTGCTGAAAGCTCAGAGCTGCCCGGCACCTCTACATCCTCCCGCAGCATGGACAAGCCCCACAGACTCAGCTCTCACTTCCACATCCTCCACAGAGAGCGCAGCCTCAGCACCTTATGCTATTTATACTCTACTCGCCAGAGGGACCTGCCTGTGCCACGGACACGCTGAGAGTTGTGTACCATACAACAGCAGCCAAGACACAAGGCAGGACAGTAACGTGGTGAGTGGCTTTTCCTGCAA GTGCCTGTGTACTCACCACACAGCGGGGGATCACTGTGAGAAGTGCGCGCCGCTCTACAATGATCGTCCCTGGAGGCCGGCCAACAGCAGCAGCGGGGAGTCGAACCCATGCCAGA AGTGCCAGTGCCACGCTCACGCAGAGAGCTGCCACTTCTCTCCACGGGCATGGCTCTCTTCGGGCGGCACCACTGGGGGCGTTTGTGACGACTGCAGGCACAACACAGTGGGACGCAGGTGCCAGCGCTGTCGCCACGGCTACCACCGCCACCCATCCCTACCACTCAACTCCCCCCACGCCTGCACAC GCTGCTGGTGTGATCCTCGGGGCTCTTTGCCGACTCGTCCAGGAGAGGACGGACCCTGGTGCCACCCGAGGAGCGGGCAGTGCCACTGCAGACATGGGGTGTTGGGCACGAGCTGCAACCACTGCCAGCCCGGGTACTGGGGGTTTGGAGAGGAGGGCTGCAAACCCTGCTCCTGCCCTCACAGCTGTGACCCAACCACTGGGCAGTGTCTGGACAG CTACTCAAATAACCAGGTGTTCAACGTGCCCATTGGTGGAAAAATCCCTGATCTGGATCACATGTTCACATTAGAAGAAGAGGTTCAGTGGTCGAAGGAGCTCGCAGTCTCTGCTCTGcattacacag GAAAGTGCAGCTGTAAGGAGAAAAAGCTGAGGAGTGCATTGGACCTTTGTAAGACCAAACATGATTATG TGATCAAGGCCAGTGTGCTGTCTGCTCACGACAAAGGCAGCCACGCAgaagtgcaggtcaaagttcGTAAGGTCCTTCAATCAGGCCAGGTGGCGCTGAACTTAGGGACCATCAGCATCTACCCTCTGTCCTGGACCAGCCGCGGGTGCACCTGTCCTATTCTAAACCCAG